DNA sequence from the Rhizobium lusitanum genome:
CCGACATCGCTGCTGGCGCCCCTTTGCTGGATGATCGGCATCCAGAAGCTCGGGGCAGCGCGAACCTCCCTGCTCATCAACCTCCTGCCCATCGTCGTCGCGGCTCTCGCCTGGGCGGTCCTCGGGGAACAACTACACGCCTATCACGCCATTGGCGGCGCACTCGCCCTCATCGGCGTCGGCATCGGTCTGCGTCAGGCCAAGGTCGCCAAAGGCGAGGCCGACCCGAGCGCCGATCAGGCAGCTTGGGAAACCGAGGAAGTTTGATACGGCTGCCCTTCGCTCTACGATATCCGGCTGCGCGACTCGCCATATGTTCGCCCGGCGCCTGATGAACCTTTCGGCCTTTCAATGGAAACAGGCGCAATCCGCTTTTCTCTGGTACACTAAGACAAAATCGAAGACATCGCCCACTTCGAAGAGGTTCTTACCGAGGTCATAGCGCGGCACAGATAAGCCGCGTGTGAGCGGTGGCGGCGCCCGAACAACTCCGCCACCGCAATGCCTTGCCGCCCCAATCCTGGCCGACGGCATGATGGTGTTCGAAAAAACAAGAGCGAGCAGGCGCGATAGGGCCTGTCATCAATCGAAGGCGGCGCCCGAAAGGTGATTGTTGACCGACGATTTGACCTCGCCGATATCCTTCCAGAGCCCGGCGACGACGGCAGGCTAGGCCGGCTTTTCCTCTGGCGCCCCTTCAACTCCTCTGTTAACCACCTCTCCCAGGTAGCAGCGCTATGCTCAAAGGTGCCTGCGACGGATCCGGGTCTTGGCGGAGACCCAGATTCCTGCTGGCGTCATCACTGAAATAGCAAGATCCCACGAGGAGATATCGTTCATGGAGGAACGGTTTTCAGGCGCCGTTTTGCGGCATAACCATAATGGCTCGGAGAAGCGCCCGACCATGGGCGAAATTGGGCTCAACCACTTCGCCCCCTATCTGATGAACCGGCTGATAGCACGCTGGAACAACAACATGTCGGAGGAGCTGCGCGAATACGACATGACGACCGCGAAGATGCGCGCGCTCGCCATCCTCAGTGTCTCCTCCTCGGTCACTATCAACGAGCTCTCCGTCTTTACCGTTACCGAGCAATCGACGATGAGCCGAACCCTGGACTCGCTCGAACAACAGGGCTTCATCCGCCGCCAGCCTCGCGCCGAAGACATGCGCGTGCGCGACGTCTCCATCACCGAAAACGGCCGCGCCGCCTTTGAAAAGGTCTGGCCGACCATATACGATCTGTTCCTGCAGTTGTTCGACGGCGTGGAAGAAGCCGAATACCGCGCCTTCATCGCAACGCTGCATAAGGTGCTGCACAATATCAGGAAGCATGAGATCTGAAGGACGAAGTCGTACCAGCTGGGCCAACTCGATGACAAAATGGGGGCGACTGCAGCGACCACTGTTCGGGAAAATTTGCCCACCATAAAGCACAGGCAAAATGCGTACGGTGTCAGCTTCGACCGTGAATGCAATCGATACTCGACGCCCGAAACCTACGATCCTGAGACCGGGAACAGATCAGCGTCGCAGCCGATGAAAGCCGTCACGCTGCCGATGACAGCAGCGTGAACAGCTCCTGCGGCCGGTTGACGCCGCGCAGCGCGTAGCGGCCGACCGAGACGAGATCGTTGCTCTGATCCGCAGCCAATGTCTCGACGAAATTCGACGACATCAGGATATTGCGGTCGGCCGAACGGCACATGGAGGCGATGCGGCTGACCTCGTTGACAGCCGGGCCGATGACGGTGAAATCCAGACGATCCATGCTGCCGATATTGCCGTAGAAAACATCGCCGATATGCAGGCCGAGATAGACATCAGTCACCGGCCTGCCCTCGATCTGCCGCTGAGCATTGAGGTCACGCAGCCGCTGGCGCAACAGTGACTCTGCCATCAGCGCGGCCGCGCAGGCATCAGCGGCGTCTCTTGCCTTGAAGATCGCCAGTGTACCGTCGCCAATCAGCTTCAGCACATTGCCGCCAGCCTCGTGGATCGAGGAAATCACGGCATCGGCATAGGCGTTCAGCATCGGGATGATTTCATCCGGCTCGG
Encoded proteins:
- a CDS encoding MarR family winged helix-turn-helix transcriptional regulator is translated as MEERFSGAVLRHNHNGSEKRPTMGEIGLNHFAPYLMNRLIARWNNNMSEELREYDMTTAKMRALAILSVSSSVTINELSVFTVTEQSTMSRTLDSLEQQGFIRRQPRAEDMRVRDVSITENGRAAFEKVWPTIYDLFLQLFDGVEEAEYRAFIATLHKVLHNIRKHEI